GCGACGCATGAGATCGGACTCCGGCGCCTCGACTGCCAGGGCCAGCGCCGGCAGGCCGTCGGTGATGAGATTGATCCACAGGATCTGCAGCGCCGTCAAAGGGACGGGAAGGCCGGCGAGCGCCGCGAACAGCATCAACAAGACTTCGCCCGCATTGCAGGCCAGCAGATAGTGAATCACCTTCCGGATATTATCGAGAATTCCGCGTCCTTCTTCGACGGCATTGACGATCGAGGTAAAGTCGTCGTCGGTCAACACCATGTCCGAGGCGGCTTTCGTGACGTCGGTGCCGGTGATTCCCATGGCGATCCCGATGTCGGCCGCTTTCACGGCCGGGGCGTCGTGCACTCCGTCGCCGGTCATCGCCACGATCTGTTTCCGACGCCTCCAGGCGTGGACGACGCGCAGTTTGTGCTCCGCGGTCACTCGGGCGTAGACGCTCGTCGAAACGACGCGACGTTCGAGTTCCGCGTCGTCGATCGCATCCAGTTCGGCACCCGTCATGACGCCCGGGGCGCGCTCGTCGAGAATTCCGAGCTCCACGGCGATGGCACGGGCCGTCGCCGGATGATCGCCGGTGATCATCACCGGCTGGATTCCGGCCTCGCGACAGCGCTCGACCGCAGCCCGCACCTCTTCGCGCGGCGGATCGATCATTCCTACGAGGGCCACGAACGTGAGCTCGCTTTCCGGCGCGTCTTTTTTGGGGGCCGGCGGCTCGTTGCGATAGGCCAAGCCGAGTACGCGCAGCGCCCGTCCGGCCATCTCGGCGTTGTGCCGCAAGATCGAGGCTCGCAAGTCGTCCGTCAGGGGCCGATCGCTCCCCTGGATGCGCACGTTCGTGCACGAACGGAGCACCGCTTCCGGCGCTCCTTTCACGAACATCACCCGAGTCCCGTCTTCCCGACGATGAATCGTCGACATGATCTTGCGGCTGGAGTCGAAAGGAATCTCGTGCTCGAGCCGCAAGTTTCGGACTTTCGTCGTCGGACCGCCCTTCATAGCCGCGACGATTAAGGCCCCTTCCGTCGGATCGCCGACGACGGACCAATGTCCGGTCTCGTCGTTTCGAACGAGTTGCGCGTTGTTGCAATAGCGGCCGATCGAGAGGGCCCAAGCCAGATCGGAGTCGTCGTCCAGGGCCGCGCCGACCGTGTCTTCCTTCGTCGCAATCTTCCCTTCCGGTCCGTAGCCGGTGCCGCTGAATTCGTAGCGACGATCACCGACGGCCAACTCGCGGACCGTCATCTCATTGCGTGTCAGCGTACCCGTCTTGTCGCTGCAGATGACCGTGACCGAACCCAAAGTTTCGACGCTCGGGAGCTTTCTCACCAAGGCATTTCTTCGCACCAGGCGCTGCAAGCCGAGCGCGAGCGCCACCGTGACCACGGCGGGCAAGCCTTC
This genomic interval from Planctomycetia bacterium contains the following:
- a CDS encoding HAD-IC family P-type ATPase; the encoded protein is MNKPSTSDPIFQTSHSISVAAFVKAAALDPAQGLAAADIIPRRTRYGANELPAAKAEPAWRRFAAQFHQLVVWILIFAAMIAGATGDWLDTVAILAIVLLNALLGFVQEERAERALESLKKLSVPMTRVRRDGEIRSLPAAELVPGDVVLLEAGDTVPADCRLVESFALTVQEATLTGESVPAEKDAGALSPIMAAVADRANMAFFGTTVAAGKGLAVVVATGPTTELGKIAGMLAREEREPTPLQRRMTDLGRILVVVCLVIVALIAGLLLWRGLPLEEVLLPAVSLAVAAVPEGLPAVVTVALALGLQRLVRRNALVRKLPSVETLGSVTVICSDKTGTLTRNEMTVRELAVGDRRYEFSGTGYGPEGKIATKEDTVGAALDDDSDLAWALSIGRYCNNAQLVRNDETGHWSVVGDPTEGALIVAAMKGGPTTKVRNLRLEHEIPFDSSRKIMSTIHRREDGTRVMFVKGAPEAVLRSCTNVRIQGSDRPLTDDLRASILRHNAEMAGRALRVLGLAYRNEPPAPKKDAPESELTFVALVGMIDPPREEVRAAVERCREAGIQPVMITGDHPATARAIAVELGILDERAPGVMTGAELDAIDDAELERRVVSTSVYARVTAEHKLRVVHAWRRRKQIVAMTGDGVHDAPAVKAADIGIAMGITGTDVTKAASDMVLTDDDFTSIVNAVEEGRGILDNIRKVIHYLLACNAGEVLLMLFAALAGLPVPLTALQILWINLITDGLPALALAVEAPESDLMRR